The stretch of DNA CCACCCCACTCGCTGCCGATGTCGTCTGCGACCTGCTGGCGCCACAGACTGAATCCTTGATTACACGATTGACTCGTCTCGATGTGGTCGATGAAGCCGGAGCCACCATCGACCAACGCTGCCTCACAGAACGGACAGTGTTCCGGGTCACTCCACACCGGGGAAGTATGCATATGTTCAGCTGATTGCGCCATATGGACTGTGTTTCGATGTGTTACTAGATAATTCTTTGGCCGTTAACGCAGATAATTCGCGCATTCTCGTAGACAAACGTCCAAAAATAAGGGGTTTTCTGGATGGTTAGTCGTGGAGCACGAATCGCACCCGCTCGAAGCCCTTGCCCCGCGACTCTCTGCCTTGCATCTCGAATTCGCCTAGCTCCTCGGTGTTGGCGACGTGCGTGCCCGCACACGCGGTGCGGTCGTAGCCCTCAATCTCCACGATACGGAGCTGGTCGATGGATTTCGGCAGCAGGTCGATGCGCGTGCGCTCGGGGTCAAGTTCGCGTTCTGCGGTCTCGCGGTCTAACTCGTACCACGTCACCGGCCTCGCGTCTGCGATGAGGTCGTTCATCCGGTCGGTGATGTGCGCGAGGTCGGCTGCGTCAAATCGGTCGTGTTCGACGTCCATGCGCGCGTAGTCGGTGTAGAGTTGATTCCCCGTCGTCGGGGCGTCGTACTCCTCGATGAGCAACGCCGAAAGGAGGTGCTGGGCGGTGTGATAGCGCATATGCGCATAGCGCCGTTCCCAATCGAGTTCGCCCG from Haladaptatus sp. ZSTT2 encodes:
- a CDS encoding DUF7501 family protein — encoded protein: MHTSPVWSDPEHCPFCEAALVDGGSGFIDHIETSQSCNQGFSLWRQQVADDIGSEWGG
- a CDS encoding alanyl-tRNA editing protein; the protein is MDTTPQYLTDTAARSFETTVTRVKDDRVVLAETLFYPEGGGQPADHGTLRADGTEWAVTDVQKKDTIYHTLAGDPPKEGTTVSGELDWERRYAHMRYHTAQHLLSALLIEEYDAPTTGNQLYTDYARMDVEHDRFDAADLAHITDRMNDLIADARPVTWYELDRETAERELDPERTRIDLLPKSIDQLRIVEIEGYDRTACAGTHVANTEELGEFEMQGRESRGKGFERVRFVLHD